A window from Dendrosporobacter quercicolus encodes these proteins:
- a CDS encoding substrate-binding periplasmic protein, whose protein sequence is MQKGRIIGRICAVFMLTLSLLVTGCSSTSEEKNATPAVKHDPNASETLNRLRAKGVLVVGSSNDAPFAYIDATNNQFSGIDAVIIKEVSNRLGIHKVEMKQIPFENLLIELNNKTIDMVTDAMYVKPERLEIALFTDIWYKEGEAIVTKLDSSIKSKEDLKNIVLGGQKGTAFLELAQKWLSEGKIKDLKIFSSQSELMMAVNTGKVDACVTDGIVAAYTLRQDSSLKLKILSPYEAEAAGKIGAALRFEDKAFLAEVNKVLNEMKEDGTLLKILKDFGLSEDYFVNVEDGKTKNIK, encoded by the coding sequence ATGCAAAAAGGCAGAATCATAGGGAGGATTTGCGCTGTTTTCATGCTGACTTTATCTTTACTGGTTACAGGCTGCAGTTCAACTTCAGAGGAAAAAAATGCAACTCCCGCCGTGAAACATGATCCCAATGCCAGTGAAACCTTAAACCGGCTAAGGGCAAAAGGCGTTTTAGTTGTAGGCTCGTCCAATGATGCCCCTTTTGCTTATATTGATGCAACCAATAACCAGTTTTCCGGCATTGATGCAGTGATTATCAAAGAGGTAAGTAACCGCCTGGGAATTCATAAGGTGGAGATGAAGCAAATACCTTTTGAGAATCTTCTCATTGAGTTAAACAATAAAACAATAGATATGGTCACTGATGCAATGTATGTTAAGCCGGAACGGCTGGAAATCGCATTATTTACCGACATCTGGTACAAAGAAGGGGAAGCCATTGTTACCAAGCTGGATTCTTCCATTAAAAGCAAAGAAGATTTAAAGAATATCGTATTGGGCGGCCAAAAAGGAACGGCCTTTCTTGAACTGGCGCAAAAATGGCTGAGTGAAGGGAAAATAAAAGATCTGAAAATATTCAGCAGCCAGTCTGAGCTAATGATGGCGGTGAATACCGGTAAAGTTGACGCCTGCGTGACTGACGGTATTGTTGCTGCTTATACGCTGCGTCAGGACTCCAGCCTTAAATTGAAAATATTAAGCCCTTATGAGGCGGAGGCAGCCGGTAAAATAGGCGCGGCCCTCCGGTTTGAGGATAAAGCGTTTCTGGCGGAAGTTAACAAGGTGCTGAATGAAATGAAAGAAGACGGAACT
- a CDS encoding amino acid ABC transporter permease: MSILNDLNFAKAATFLIPSLVSGLGVVIEATVLGFLLAIVLGMIIAIGRLSNVKAIRGFLYIFLEIVRGTPLLVQLVYIYYVVPLLIDLAAMLLFNYSTNMQISSLTAGILGLGINYSCYMSEVIRSSILAIDKGQTEAALVLGFGKYQALFRIVIPQAIRNVIPSLGNYLVMMVKDTSLLAYVAVNELLLRTQTFASQTFLTIESYTYLAIAYLIISIPLSHLVKYIEHKMKN; the protein is encoded by the coding sequence ATGAGTATTTTAAACGACCTGAATTTTGCCAAAGCAGCGACTTTTCTTATTCCTTCCCTGGTCAGCGGTTTGGGTGTGGTGATTGAGGCAACTGTTCTTGGCTTTTTGCTGGCGATTGTGCTGGGAATGATCATTGCGATCGGTAGGCTGAGCAATGTAAAAGCAATCAGGGGATTTTTATATATTTTTTTAGAAATTGTCCGCGGTACGCCACTGCTGGTGCAGCTGGTTTATATCTATTATGTTGTCCCGTTGTTGATTGACCTGGCTGCCATGCTTTTGTTTAACTATTCAACAAATATGCAAATTTCATCGCTGACAGCGGGTATTCTGGGTTTAGGGATTAATTATAGCTGCTACATGTCTGAAGTAATCCGCTCGTCTATTCTAGCGATTGATAAAGGTCAGACTGAGGCTGCGCTGGTGTTGGGTTTCGGGAAATATCAGGCTTTATTCCGCATCGTCATACCGCAGGCCATCCGGAATGTCATACCTTCGCTTGGCAACTATCTGGTGATGATGGTTAAAGACACTTCCCTGCTGGCTTATGTGGCGGTAAATGAATTGTTATTGCGAACGCAAACATTTGCTTCACAGACTTTTTTGACCATTGAATCCTATACTTATCTGGCAATTGCCTATTTAATCATTAGTATCCCGTTGTCTCATCTGGTCAAATATATTGAACACAAAATGAAAAATTAA
- a CDS encoding amino acid ABC transporter ATP-binding protein, which produces MFSVFNLAKKFGDVEVLKNITMHIAQGEVVCIIGPSGSGKSTFLRCLNLLEVPTDGKIYYNGNVLDAELDSRKLRREVGMVFQRFNLFPMFSVLKNITYAPMHINKMKKSDAEALAMDLLGKVGLADKAQAYPSTLSGGQQQRVAIARALAMKPKMLLFDEPTSALDPELVGDVLAVMRKLATEGMTMVVVTHEMGFAKEVSDRVIFMDKGYIVEEGPPEKMFNHPENGRTKEFLSRVL; this is translated from the coding sequence AAAGTTTGGCGATGTGGAAGTACTGAAAAATATTACTATGCATATCGCTCAAGGTGAAGTTGTTTGCATCATTGGACCGTCTGGTTCCGGCAAAAGCACTTTTCTCCGTTGTTTAAATCTTCTTGAGGTTCCAACGGATGGTAAAATTTACTATAATGGCAATGTTCTTGACGCCGAGCTGGACAGTAGAAAACTTCGCAGAGAGGTTGGCATGGTATTTCAGAGATTCAATCTTTTTCCGATGTTTAGCGTATTGAAAAATATTACCTACGCTCCTATGCATATCAATAAAATGAAAAAATCCGACGCTGAAGCGTTAGCAATGGATTTGCTGGGGAAGGTCGGCCTGGCGGATAAAGCGCAAGCCTATCCCTCCACGCTGTCCGGCGGCCAGCAGCAGCGTGTGGCAATCGCCCGCGCGCTGGCCATGAAGCCCAAAATGCTGCTGTTTGACGAACCGACTTCAGCGCTCGACCCTGAACTTGTCGGCGATGTTTTGGCGGTAATGAGAAAGCTTGCAACTGAAGGAATGACCATGGTGGTTGTCACTCATGAAATGGGTTTTGCCAAGGAAGTCTCCGACCGTGTCATCTTTATGGATAAAGGGTATATCGTCGAGGAAGGACCACCGGAAAAGATGTTTAATCATCCGGAAAACGGCAGAACGAAAGAGTTTCTTTCAAGAGTGTTATAG